CTTCTAGTAATTCTTTAAATCTTGAAGATATTTTATTTTTCATGCTAATCCTTTGTATATTACCTACATTTAATTTTTTGCTTGTGAAATGTAGGTATAATTTTTTTATGCAAAACTATAACGAAATATTAGAAAAATTAAAAGATATACTTTCCAAAGAACTTGATAATAAAAAAGTATTTGATAAAGATATTGCTCAAGCTATAAATATAAACTATGATGTGTTTAGAAAAGCAAAACAATACAATAGAGTTCCATATTGGGAGATAATGCAATTTCTAGCTAAAAAAAATATATCTATTAATTGGTTCTTCTTTAATCAACTTCCAGAAAGCCTTATAGAAAATACATCTAACTACATTATATTGAAGTATTATAATAATGTAACAGGATCAGCTGGTCTTGGAACTATAAACTATCACTTAGATCAACAACCACTTATTATTGATACTCAAGTGTTAGATTATATAAATAGTAACTATAAATATACAGAACTAATAAAAGCTCATGGTGATAGTATGTATCCTTTTATTCATGAAGATAGTTTGATCTTTGTTGATACTTCAAGCAAAGATATAAACAATAAAGATATATTTGTAG
Above is a genomic segment from Aliarcobacter cryaerophilus containing:
- a CDS encoding S24 family peptidase translates to MQNYNEILEKLKDILSKELDNKKVFDKDIAQAININYDVFRKAKQYNRVPYWEIMQFLAKKNISINWFFFNQLPESLIENTSNYIILKYYNNVTGSAGLGTINYHLDQQPLIIDTQVLDYINSNYKYTELIKAHGDSMYPFIHEDSLIFVDTSSKDINNKDIFVVNVNDELFIKQIIYQDNTFTLKSFNSDYKDINVKVDELVVIGKVKGVLNKI